In the genome of Myxococcales bacterium, one region contains:
- a CDS encoding DUF4136 domain-containing protein, whose product MSIPHNASTRLCLALVGTSLALACTSPIKTAFDSDPDVDMSAYKTYAWIDDAGPQESGAQQGPYVSGLDDQRIRREVDGQLQAKGYVPSDRSRADLIVRYGVHTEEKIRVTETPGRSTYYRGGYRYGGWYTSSHVNVQKYTKGTMTIEFFDRKTKDALWAGWGSRRLSKSNDREDVIKEAVQKILEPLPARM is encoded by the coding sequence ATGTCGATCCCCCACAACGCATCAACTCGCCTCTGCCTGGCGCTCGTCGGCACGAGCCTGGCTCTCGCCTGCACGTCGCCCATCAAGACTGCGTTCGACAGTGATCCCGATGTCGACATGTCGGCGTACAAGACCTATGCGTGGATTGACGACGCCGGCCCGCAGGAGTCGGGCGCGCAACAGGGGCCCTACGTGAGCGGCCTGGACGACCAGCGGATCCGCCGCGAAGTAGACGGCCAGCTGCAGGCCAAGGGCTACGTTCCGAGCGACAGATCACGGGCCGATCTGATCGTGCGCTACGGCGTCCACACGGAAGAGAAAATACGAGTGACCGAAACGCCCGGTCGATCGACGTACTACCGCGGAGGCTACCGCTACGGGGGCTGGTACACGAGTTCGCACGTAAACGTGCAGAAGTACACCAAGGGAACCATGACGATCGAGTTCTTCGATCGCAAGACGAAGGACGCGCTGTGGGCCGGCTGGGGCTCCAGGCGACTGTCGAAATCCAATGACCGTGAGGACGTCATCAAGGAAGCCGTGCAGAAGATCCTCGAGCCGCTTCCCGCGAGGATGTAG
- a CDS encoding molybdopterin-dependent oxidoreductase — MATTQNGSETVYRSCPICEASCGLTLEVDRAAKKILSIRGDDDDPRSRGYVCPKATAAKGIYEDPERLTRPLRKTPAGWEAISWEEAYRYAGERLAAIKQAHGKDSIATYIGNPIGHCVSGMLAVPMYIQAMDSERLFSAATMDQQPKNLTSSILYGDMWAISIPDIQRTQYMLSLGGNQLVSQGSLMSAPNVKQEIADLQARGGRFVVMDPRRTETAEFADEHHFIIPGSDALFLFALVNVLFAEELTDLGRLGDFTDGVERVRELSQPFSPEDVATATGVSANTIRRIARDFAGAERAVCYGRIGTCTQEFGTLASWLVDVVNVLTGNLDREGGSMFPRPATGQAEHYLWDGSELHMGRWHSRVRGLPEYEGQLPVAVFAEELEEAAAGEERARALITVCGNPVLSSPNGERLAAAMGELDFMVSIDIYLNETTRHADLILPTTVQLEHANYDFLFAGTAIRNFARYSPKIFEAEAGLPDLGEVLLEVAARTNGTEGSVLDMMLFEGMLATFVGIPNTPCANVSIDDARAKLGSQSGIERMLDLMIRSGPYGDAFDDAASGLNLAKVRAVDHAIDLGPLTQRLPEIIRKDHGRLKLVHEIFEKDIERLQRGLAERRDPDRLVLVGRRQLRNMNSWLHNLSNLAKGPERCTLLVNSKDAERLGISDGGTAKITARAGSVTAPVKVSDEMMPGVVSLPHGFGHRESDTRLSVANSKQPGANVNQLLDEFSMDVPSSTSVANGIVVKVSPA; from the coding sequence TTGGCGACCACCCAGAACGGTTCCGAAACCGTATACCGATCCTGTCCCATCTGCGAAGCCAGCTGTGGCTTGACCCTGGAGGTCGATCGGGCAGCGAAGAAGATTCTCAGCATTCGCGGCGACGACGACGACCCGCGCAGCCGCGGATACGTCTGTCCCAAGGCCACCGCGGCCAAGGGTATCTATGAGGATCCAGAGCGCCTGACCCGCCCTTTGCGCAAAACGCCAGCGGGTTGGGAAGCAATTTCCTGGGAAGAAGCATACCGATACGCCGGTGAGCGCCTGGCGGCAATCAAGCAAGCCCACGGCAAGGATTCGATCGCCACCTACATTGGCAACCCCATCGGGCACTGCGTGTCGGGCATGTTGGCGGTGCCGATGTACATCCAGGCGATGGACAGTGAGCGGCTGTTTTCTGCCGCCACCATGGACCAACAGCCCAAGAATCTCACCAGCAGCATCCTCTATGGGGATATGTGGGCGATCTCCATTCCCGACATTCAACGCACCCAGTACATGCTTTCTCTCGGAGGGAACCAACTTGTTTCCCAGGGCAGCCTGATGTCGGCACCCAACGTGAAACAGGAGATCGCTGATCTTCAAGCCCGGGGTGGGCGCTTCGTGGTGATGGATCCACGCCGTACCGAGACGGCGGAGTTCGCTGACGAACATCACTTCATCATCCCGGGCAGCGACGCATTGTTCTTGTTCGCCCTGGTCAACGTGCTGTTTGCGGAAGAACTCACGGATCTCGGTCGCCTCGGCGATTTTACCGACGGTGTAGAACGCGTGCGCGAATTGTCGCAACCCTTTTCGCCCGAGGATGTCGCCACAGCGACGGGTGTGTCGGCAAATACGATTCGCCGCATCGCCCGTGACTTTGCCGGGGCAGAGCGCGCCGTCTGTTATGGGCGTATCGGCACGTGCACCCAGGAGTTCGGAACCCTCGCCAGTTGGCTTGTTGACGTTGTGAACGTGCTGACCGGGAATCTAGACCGCGAAGGCGGATCGATGTTTCCGCGACCGGCGACCGGTCAGGCCGAGCACTACTTGTGGGACGGTTCGGAATTGCACATGGGCCGCTGGCATTCTCGCGTGCGGGGACTTCCCGAATACGAAGGCCAGCTCCCGGTCGCGGTCTTTGCCGAAGAACTCGAGGAAGCTGCGGCAGGTGAAGAGCGCGCTCGGGCCCTGATCACGGTGTGCGGCAATCCAGTGCTCTCATCACCCAACGGTGAACGTCTCGCTGCGGCCATGGGCGAACTCGACTTCATGGTATCGATCGATATCTATCTAAATGAAACCACTCGCCACGCGGATCTGATCTTGCCCACGACCGTGCAGCTGGAACATGCAAATTACGATTTCCTATTTGCCGGTACCGCGATTCGAAACTTCGCACGTTACTCGCCCAAAATCTTCGAGGCGGAAGCGGGCTTGCCCGACCTCGGCGAAGTTCTGCTCGAAGTTGCAGCGCGCACCAATGGGACCGAGGGATCGGTGCTCGATATGATGTTGTTCGAGGGCATGCTCGCCACCTTTGTCGGCATTCCCAACACCCCGTGCGCCAATGTTTCAATCGACGATGCCCGAGCCAAGCTTGGCAGCCAGTCGGGAATTGAACGCATGCTCGACTTGATGATTCGCTCGGGTCCCTACGGCGACGCGTTCGACGACGCAGCCTCGGGCTTGAACCTCGCGAAGGTCCGCGCTGTCGATCACGCGATCGATCTCGGTCCGCTCACCCAGCGTCTGCCGGAGATCATCCGCAAGGACCACGGCCGACTGAAACTCGTGCATGAAATTTTCGAGAAAGACATCGAGCGACTACAGCGAGGTCTGGCCGAACGCCGAGACCCGGATCGCCTGGTGCTGGTCGGCCGACGTCAGCTGCGCAACATGAATTCCTGGCTCCACAATCTTTCCAACCTTGCCAAGGGGCCCGAGCGCTGCACCTTGTTGGTGAATTCAAAGGACGCCGAGCGGTTGGGCATCAGCGATGGGGGCACCGCCAAGATTACGGCGCGTGCCGGAAGCGTTACGGCACCCGTGAAAGTCAGCGATGAGATGATGCCCGGGGTGGTGAGTTTGCCGCATGGGTTCGGACATCGGGAATCTGATACCAGGTTGAGCGTCGCCAATTCGAAGCAGCCCGGGGCCAACGTAAATCAGCTGCTGGATGAGTTCAGCATGGATGTTCCCTCTAGTACCAGCGTGGCCAATGGGATAGTGGTGAAGGTTTCGCCAGCGTAG